The genomic DNA ATCGTTGTTTTGAATCGGCCGACCGATGTCTGATGTTGAAGGTCGTTTGGAAACAACGGACAAATCTTGATCGGAAAGTAATGTGCCCAACGATCGTGGTGTTGTGAGTAAGGGCAGCACAGTTTCGTGCGGTGATCGGTGTGTATAGTCTGATAATTAGTCTCGATCGTTTATATACATGTACGACCGtacatttaatttattgcttttactAAAGCGTTTGCGTTTCTTTCCGCGTATTCCTGCTCGACGGAGTGTAACAGCAATCGCCTGACCTTCTTGACACCGACCAACACAGGGTCCATTTCGTACGTTGAGGATTCATCTTTCGTATCAATTAACGCCTTGTCGCTTGATGCTTCGCTCCGACGATCCGGTGTGGTTTCCACTGCCAGCACATCAAAAAAGTGGGgcttgtgtgttttgatgcaccatttcccaaaacAAACGATCGCTAAAGTTCGTTTTGAGTGTAATCCAGCGCAACATCCACTATCGGCTAGCAATCATTCGACTTGACACGTGCTTGCTCTAGAATCGAGGAGACTTGAGACGTATTAAATTATTGCCAAAGGGTAGCAAGCAATCAATTCTAGGAATGTCTCGTAGAGTATGGAATGTTAAGCCTATTTCACTTACTTACCTGAAGCATGTGACGTGCCGTAGGCTcataacattttatttaatatccCTAAATTGGCCACTTTAATCGCAAATGTCGCACGCAACCGTTCCATTTGAAAGAAGGGGAAAGTAGCGAGTTGAATCGATTGAATTTGTACTGATCATTATCATGACGCCGGGTGAAAGTATCTGGCGAATACTTTTCCCCGAGTGGAAACACCACATCCATTCACAATCTCCTTCTCTCCTTTTCCCCCTTTCCAGACGCCCAGTGGTTCGGCAGTAGCAAAAAGAAACAGGAAGAGGATCCCAATGTCGCACTCCTTTCGTACGCACCAGTCGACCCGAGCGTGACACCATCCTCGACGATCGCCACCCCGACCAGTACCACACCGATTCCGTCGACCACGACCAAAAAAGGATTCTTCGGCAAACTGTTTGGTAGTGGTTcgaagaaggaggaaaagtCGACCACaactaccactaccaccacgaccacgacgaccaccaccaccgtagcGACACCCACCACCAAGAAACAGGGCTTCTTCAGTGGTCTGTTCGGTGGCAAGAAGGACAAAACATCCACCACTACCGTTGCTCCATCGACGACGGCCAAATCGGCGACTACCGTAAAGCCGGGATCTGTGACAACTACGAAGACATCTGCCGTTCCTACCGTCGTGACTACGGCCAAAACACCGGCCTCTGTTGCCGGTGCTACATCGACTACGGCAAAATCGGTGTCCACACTGTCGACTGGTGGTGTTTCCTCGACAACCACCACGACGACGCCCAGATCGAAGGATGCTTTCCCAGCACTTCCAACGTCGCGCAGTGGCAGTCCCACGCCGTCACCCGTACCGACGTCAACCGTTGCCAACGCATGGACACGTACTCCACCGACCGTACAGCCGGGCGGTAAGCCTGGAGTGAGCTTTGTGCCAACAACACCCGGAACTCCGGGAACTGCTCAAAAGGTGAGCAGCACAACTGCGGCTTCGGCCAGTGCCGTTGGAGATGGGCCCGCAACGGACGAGGAGCTGATGGCACTGTCTGAGCTGCTGTTCACCAAAGACAACAACAGTCCTAGCAAGTTCGTCACCATCAACTATCAGAAGCAGACGTCCTCGTTCGTTAACACCGATGAGGCACCAAATCCGTAAGTTTACTGGCGCGTTTCAGAGATGGCAGAGCAGATGCTAGTGATTTCTTCCTCTCACTTCCAGCTTCCTGACTGTGGATGAGCCAAAGATCTACGCCATTCCGACGATCGAAAAGATGCACGCGCTCTTTAACAACTACGAGCTGGATACGATGACCAATGAGTACGTGACACCGCTCgagaagaaggaagagaaTGACTTTGTCGATGCACTGCTGGCCACGAACGTGATGCGACAGGCAATGCTGTTCCTGCAGAAGAAGGGCATCGTGACGGCTGACCCCAAGACGCACCACGAGCTGCTGAAGACGATCTGGTTCACGCTGTACTCGCGCGGCAACGGAAAGATTGGCAGTTCCGGGTTTGAGCACGTGTTCCTGAACGAAGTGAGCAATGGGACGATGATTGGGCTACACAACTGGCTGTACGTGTACGACATGGAGAAGGCCGGCCGTATCGACTACAAGGGATGGAACAAGAAGATGGAACTGGGCACGGTAAGTACAACCGAGAGTACTGCCTCTTGTGAAGTGATCGCTTTGCTAACCCTGGTCTTAATATTATCTACCCTTGCCAGAAAGGAGAAATTGCAAAGGTTCGTCTAACGTTCGACAATCTGCAGAAACCGTCCAACTCGCTGTTTGTCGGTACTTCGCCCGAGCTGGAAATTGCTCTCTACACCGTATGCTTCCAGCTGCGACCGGACAAGGAGTGCCCGCTGGCGATCAATGGTAAACCGTTCACGATCAAAACCTTCACGTTCCGGTACCGGGGCAAAAACTTGATCGGTGGCGCATGGCCAAACATTTAAACGGTTCGCCGATCGGCTCTACAACtgacctcctcctcctcgctcACATCGAACTGGGTGTGAAATGGGCTGAGGATATCACTATCTGTATACCGTCACTTATAATCGTGCACGATACTAATCAAGCATATTACCtcattttttaatgaaataaaataaatatctttTTACCTAAtctggtttttgtttattttaactaAATGAAAGAGCCATTATGTGATCTGAGAGGTATTACAAGTATTTGAAATCTAAACACACATCACGACAGCATAAAAGAGCtattaaaacataataaatGGTCTCTTTGAATTAATACACGTGAATATTATTCCACGTGCGTTTACTACACGCATCAACcgaattttcaatttaaaattttgcttGAAAACCAAACTCACCGTCGTACTTTCTTGTGTGTCGTAGATTCGCACACGTTTTCGAACTTCACTCGCTACGTCGAAAAAGTTCGACACACTTCGGAAACGTTCGGGCTTTGCGTTTACAGCGCGGTCGGGTTCAGTACTTCCCAAAACCAACACGCACaaataatcgaaaaaaaataaaaaataccaaGCCGTGAGCAGTGTCGGACGTGTTTAGGTACATCTCGTGccattttacagtttttttcgCGTGAGTTTCAACTGGAACCGTTCTAAACGTTTCTCCAGCTTACTGGCAAAGCAAACGAGTGCTTTAGTGCATATAATAATGGATTTATTTTATCCGTGTGCATATCGTGTACGTGAAAACCTGTGTTGAAACGGGCGCTACCTAGAAAAAGTGAAATTCTCCAGTTGTTTGGAAACCCGCACCCGTTAGAGAACCGAAAGTAACAGTTTGTAACCAtttgaaacaataaaaatcattttggTGATGTGTGAAAGCATGTGGCATGGTAGCAGGGCACGCAGCTCGCCATagatcgctgctgctgctcctcatACGCAAACGCTTGCAAAATCCACCAACGCAAACAGTTGGAAAAGCCGCACCTTCTTGAGGGCTTTTCACCGATCCTGCCGAACGGTAGAAGGAGTAAATGGCAAATCTCATGGCTTGAGCATCAAGAAGCAGAGTTTTCCAAAAGGGGTCGTGAAGTGTCCTTTCCGACGTATCCAAAAGGGAGGCTGCATCTGTTTCATTCACGCATGCACGCACCACCCCAAAAGATACGTTTCCCTCAATTGTTGGTCCTCCCCGGGGGTGTTGAGTTTGTGTGAAAAGTCACGGCATTTGTgtgtttcgcttctttttttttacatgttGTGTTACATCTGCAAACTCTGTTCCCTTTTAATTGGAATACGGACGAAGTAAATTGAATCCACTTTTGGGGGACTCTGCATAGGGGTTCCCTTTTCGGGCTTTTTAGGTTAAGAGTCGGATGGTTAAGCAGACTAGTTCGTCCCGTACGTCACAGCGGATGAATCACGGTAGCGGATTATCCTTCCGGCAGGATTACTTTGATTACGTAGCTGCTCACCACGCAAGGCGTGCCAAATACATGTGTGCGTGAGCTATGGGAAATGGGATGCTGCTGCGATTTTgtgtcgctgtgtgtgtgtgtgctgagtATTCACTACAAACGAAGAAGAGGAAATACCATTGCTAGGATATTTTTTCCGGTTCTGCTCTCAAGAGGAAACATCCCGTTTCGTTCTGCAGTGGCTTCTTCCTACGCAACGAAACGGGATGAACACATTGTCCTGCACTACCACAGCGAAACCGCCGAGCTGTCAAGGAGCAATGGAAAAGCGAGTCCTTAACGTCCAGCATCCCAATTTGTACTTCCGAAGACGACGGTATCGCTAGGACCTCCGTTCCCCAGTAACTACATGTGCCGTGTGTATCaatgtgtgcttgtgtgtgcgcgcgtgtgctgaAACAATCGCAGCATCCTTCGTTTAATTCTATGGTGCTTGTTTTGATTGTCCCATTGGTCCCATTTTCtcattccgtttccgtttaGCTGCCGGGAAATTGCTTCTTTTAACCAGTGTGAGTGCGCGCGTGTAATCACGATGAAATATTTTCGCGATTTGCGGCGGCGGATGAAGATGCTAGTGTGCGAGTGAGCTTCAAGTTCCGGGTGCACGGTATCAAGGCACGGCTAAGTTCGGCAATATTCAccccaggaaaaaaaggatcaaCAAAAATAGTTGTTATACAGTGTGCGACGAcagtggtggtgtgtgtgtgtctgcgcgCAGTTTTGGGAGGGTCCAGCTGCGTATGTGTGCATTACGGAAAAGCTGAGCCACGTTCTACCGTAAATATATGTGGTATATTTCCGAATTCCGAACGTGGCAGTGTGAAGCGTGCGATAAGCGGAAGCTGTGGAAGCGAGAAAATCCTTCCCCAAGTGCACAGTGGTGGGTGAGGAGCACATAGTGCTGAGGTTGTGGTTgtcgcgcgcgtgtgtgtgtgtgtggctggcgTTTCATATCGACACCGTGTCTGAGAATGCGTTAGTAAGAAAGAAAAGCATACCAGCGGTTTTGTCGTGTGTGGATAAGCTAGGTCCGAGAGATAACCAGCCGTACGCCCGCCCAACAAACGCATCtaagcacgcacgcacgcgtcTGCACCAGGCGGCATCAGCGGAATTCCTGTCCCCTTGTGCTTAGGGGTTAGCGGAGGAGGAACGAGGTAGCGAGAGCAGATATAC from Anopheles stephensi strain Indian chromosome 2, UCI_ANSTEP_V1.0, whole genome shotgun sequence includes the following:
- the LOC118507653 gene encoding poly(U)-specific endoribonuclease homolog, translated to MRTLQISSIVLLCLALTIDAQWFGSSKKKQEEDPNVALLSYAPVDPSVTPSSTIATPTSTTPIPSTTTKKGFFGKLFGSGSKKEEKSTTTTTTTTTTTTTTTVATPTTKKQGFFSGLFGGKKDKTSTTTVAPSTTAKSATTVKPGSVTTTKTSAVPTVVTTAKTPASVAGATSTTAKSVSTLSTGGVSSTTTTTTPRSKDAFPALPTSRSGSPTPSPVPTSTVANAWTRTPPTVQPGGKPGVSFVPTTPGTPGTAQKVSSTTAASASAVGDGPATDEELMALSELLFTKDNNSPSKFVTINYQKQTSSFVNTDEAPNPFLTVDEPKIYAIPTIEKMHALFNNYELDTMTNEYVTPLEKKEENDFVDALLATNVMRQAMLFLQKKGIVTADPKTHHELLKTIWFTLYSRGNGKIGSSGFEHVFLNEVSNGTMIGLHNWLYVYDMEKAGRIDYKGWNKKMELGTKGEIAKVRLTFDNLQKPSNSLFVGTSPELEIALYTVCFQLRPDKECPLAINGKPFTIKTFTFRYRGKNLIGGAWPNI